A single region of the Drosophila takahashii strain IR98-3 E-12201 chromosome 2R, DtakHiC1v2, whole genome shotgun sequence genome encodes:
- the LOC108055036 gene encoding protein lifeguard 2, which translates to MDATVMVEKSEVPGIAIQCELLLPNGHLQRTFEFDIANIRLRRRLVRRFYGILILQVFCTLPCLELLLRYPLPYNYVMPISMVLTMFLYTCFYVWRDWRRFAPYNYLVLLLSTFIGSFNRSVYLLNLVQSHWVYVYPVILILELLALMLYSAQERFRFTQIRGISIICLVFGLFLLLAYRIDRMVEVFSGMACTVEAWYVIYDTHYMLCGRHGYNIGAQEYVFAACNIHCDVPKGSWRLMKMLFFSKIVEAIRMFRECFKTEVC; encoded by the exons ATGGACGCGACAGTGATGGTGGAAAAATCGGAAGTCCCCGGCATCGCTATACAATGCGAACTTTTGCTGCCCAATGGACATTTGCAAAGGACTTTTGAATTCGACATAGCGAATATTAGACTGCGACGTCGTCTGGTGCGCCGCTTCTACGGAATACTAATT CTACAAGTGTTTTGTACTTTGCCCTGTCTGGAGTTGTTGCTACGATATCCTCTGCCTTACAATTATGTAATGCCCATATCCATGGTATTAACTATGTTTCTGTATACCTGCTTTTATGTTTGGCGGGATTGGAGGAGATTCGCCCCTTATAACTACTTGGTACTGCTTTTAAGTACATTCATCGGGTCATTTAATAGGAGTGTATATCTACTTAATTTGGTCCAATCACATTGG GTCTATGTCTATCCCGTCATCTTAATCCTAGAGCTTTTAGCCCTAATGCTGTACTCCGCCCAGGAGCGCTTCCGGTTCACCCAGATTCGTGGGATTTCCATAATCTGCCTTGTCTTTGGATTGTTTCTACTGCTGGCCTACCGCATCGACCGTATGGTGGAGGTCTTTTCCGGAATGGCCTGCACTGTGGAGGCGTGGTACGTCATTTACGACACCCACTACATGCTGTGCGGTCGGCATGGCTACAATATTGGAGCCCAGGAGTATGTTTTTGCCGCCTGCAACATTCACTGCGATGTGCCCAAGGGGTCGTGGCGTTTAATGAAGATGCTCTTCTTCAGCAAAATTGTGGAGGCCATCCGCATGTTTCGCGAATGCTTTAAGACCGAGGTTTGCTAA